The proteins below come from a single Strix uralensis isolate ZFMK-TIS-50842 chromosome 8, bStrUra1, whole genome shotgun sequence genomic window:
- the ZBTB41 gene encoding zinc finger and BTB domain-containing protein 41 — MKKRRRLAANLNEKVHLGHEKDTSEQILVVDCAQEIVSKSAEIAPADQLESSQELSPSSEQRKLLSSLQYNKNLLKYLNDDRQKHPSFCDLLIIVEGKEFSAHKVVVAVGSSYFHACLSKNPSTDVVTLDHVTHSVFQHLLEFLYTSEFFVYKNEIPLVLEAAKFLDIIDAVKLLNNESVSNIQTDVVTDAPTSVETLSELTGKLLNSHQCTFCGRSFCYKKSLENHLAKAHRSLSLERKHGLKMVEKANFSTRRSMRNRKCPAKFDNSDNESGDASDSNLEKVSSDKETSDRSEFEDSESECNADEEGQEEEMSGEDSESEEQSEKEQNDTEEGSEAVDSVGNVPEGLAPVIIHSSSKKLLQCPKCDKKFDRIGKYESHTRVHTGEKPFECDICHQRYSTKSNLTVHRKKHSSDTDFHKKEHKCPYCNKLHASKKTLAKHVKRFHPENVQEFLSIKKTKSEGWKCDICKKSFTRRPHLEEHMILHSQDKPFKCTYCEEHFKSRFARLKHQEKFHLGPFPCDICGRQFNDTGNLKRHIECTHGGKRKWTCFICGKSVRERTTLKEHLRIHSGEKPHLCSICGQSFRHGSSYRLHLRVHHDDKRYECEECGKTFIRHDHLTKHKKIHSGEKAHQCEECGKCFGRRDHLTVHYKSVHLGEKVWQKYKATFHQCEVCKKVFKGKSSLEMHFRTHSGEKPYKCQICNQSFRIKKTLTKHMVIHSDARPFNCQHCNATFKRKDKLKYHIDHVHGSKAAEEALTSSSEEKLVSLPVQYTSDDKVYQTEAKQYVEQSKAYQSEAKTLLQNVSTEVCVPVTLVPVQMSDPQADLVQHTAQSHGILPPQPEQTDYQRATDLSFLEKYTLTPQPANIVHPVRPEQMLDPRDQSYLGTLLGLDTAPTVQNISNNEHS, encoded by the exons atgaagaaaaggagaCGGCTCGCTGCAAATCTAAACGAAAAGGTTCATCTTGGCCATGAGAAAGATACTTCAGAACAGATTCTTGTAGTAGACTGTGCGCAAGAAATTGTCTCAAAGTCTGCAGAAATAGCTCCTGCAGATCAGCTTGAATCTTCCCAAGAACTTTCACCATCATCAGAACAAAGAAAGCTCCTAAGCTCATTGCAgtataacaaaaatttacttaaaTACTTAAATGATGATAGGCAGAAGCATCCATCCTTTTGTGATTTACTCATAATTGTAGAAGGAAAAGAATTTAGTGCTCACAAAGTTGTAGTGGCTGTTGGGAGTAGTTATTTTCATGCCTGTTTGAGCAAAAATCCAAGCACCGATGTCGTCACATTAGATCATGTAACTCATTCTGTCTTTCAGCATTTGCTTGAGTTTCTCTACACCTCTGaattttttgtatataaaaatgaaattccGTTAGTGCTGGAGGCAGCAAAATTTTTAGATATCATAGATGCAGTGAAGTTACTAAATAACGAAAGTGTTTCTAACATACAGACTGATGTGGTAACTGATGCACCTACATCAGTAGAAACACTCAGTGAACTGACAGGTAAACTATTAAATAGTCATCAGTGCACTTTTTGCGGTCGAAGTTTCTGTTACAAGAAGTCCTTAGAAAACCATCTGGCTAAAGCTCACAGATCCCTttcactggaaagaaaacatgggTTAAAAATGGTTGAGAAGGCCAACTTTTCCACTAGACGCTCTATGAGAAACCGTAAATGCCCAGCTAAATTTGATAACAGTGACAATGAAAGTGGTGATGCCTCTGACAGCAATTTGGAAAAAGTCAGTTCTGACAAGGAAACATCTGATAGAAGTGAATTTGAAGACAGTGAAAGTGAATGCAATGCTGATGAGGAGGGACAAGAAGAGGAAATGTCAGGTGAAGATTCAGAGTCTGAAGAACAAAGTGAAAAAGAGCAGAATGATACTGAAGAGGGTTCTGAGGCAGTTGATTCAGTGGGAAATGTTCCTGAAGGCTTAGCTCCAGTCATCATTCATAGCAGTAGCAAAAAACTACTGCAGTGTCCCAAGTGTGACAAAAAATTTGATCGAATAG GCAAATATGAGAGCCATACACGGGTACACACGGGTGAGAAGCCTTTTGAGTGTGATATATGTCATCAGCGCTATTCCACAAAGTCCAACCTGACAGTGCACAGAAAGAAACACTCTAGTGACACTGACTTTCATAAAAAGGAACACAAATGTCCCTACTGCAATAAGCTGCATGCAAGCAAAAAGACTTTAGCGAAGCATGTGAAGAG GTTTCATCCAGAGAATGTACAAGAATTTCTTTCTATCAAGAAGACAAAGAGTGAAGGTTGGAAATGTGAT ATTTGTAAGAAATCCTTCACTCGAAGACCTCATTTAGAAGAGCATATGATCCTTCACTCTCAGGATAAACCCTTTAAGTGTACCTACTGTGAAGAGCACTTTAAATCTCGATTTGCAAGActgaaacatcaagaaaaatttCATCTCG GGCCTTTTCCTTGTGATATTTGTGGCCGCCAATTCAATGATACAGGAAATCTGAAACGCCATATAGAATGTACTCatggaggaaagagaaaatggaCATGTTTCATCTGTGGAAAATCTGTTAGGGAGCG GACAACTTTGAAAGAACATTTGAGAATTCACAGTGGAGAGAAGCCTCATCTCTGCAGTATTTGTGGGCAGAGTTTTCGTCATGGAAGCTCTTACAG ACTTCATCTAAGAGTCCACCATGATGACAAGAGATATGAATGTGAAGAATGTGGGAAAACATTTATTCGACATGACCATctgacaaaacacaaaaaaatacactcAG GTGAAAAAGCACATCAGTGTGAGGAATGTGGAAAATGTTTTGGCCGTAGAGATCACCTTACTGTTCATTATAAAAGTGTTCATTTAGGAGAAAAAGTTTGGCAAAA atACAAAGCAACATTTCACCAGTGTGAAGTCTGTAAgaaagtttttaaaggaaaatcaagtttGGAAATGCATTTTAGGACACATTCAG GCGAGAAACCCTACAAATGTCAAATCTGTAATCAGTCTTTTAGAATTAAGAAGACATTAACAAAGCACATGGTTATTCATTCAGATGCTCGACCTTTTAATTGCCAACACTGCAATGCAACATTTAAACGAAAAGACAAGCTAAAATACCATATTGATCATGTTCACGGATCAAAGGCTGCAGAAGAGGCATTGACAtcttcttcagaggaaaaactaGTCTCCTTACCAGTGCAGTACACCTCTGATGACAAAGTTTACCAAACTGAGGCTAAACAATATGTGGAACAGTCCAAAGCGTATCAATCAGAAGCCAAAACTTTGCTACAGAATGTATCTACAGAAGTATGTGTGCCTGTGACTCTGGTACCAGTTCAGATGTCTGATCCGCAAGCCGATCTAGTACAGCATACTGCTCAGTCACATGGCATTCTTCCTCCACAACCTGAGCAGACAGATTATCAACGAGCAACAGATCTATCATTTCTAGAGAAATATACTCTTACTCCACAACCTGCAAATATTGTTCATCCTGTAAGGCCTGAGCAAATGTTGGATCCTAGAGACCAGTCATATCTTGGAACTTTACTGGGGCTGGATACAGCTCCTACTGTACAGAATATTTCAAACAATGAACATTCATGA